Proteins encoded together in one Amblyomma americanum isolate KBUSLIRL-KWMA chromosome 1, ASM5285725v1, whole genome shotgun sequence window:
- the LOC144112757 gene encoding uncharacterized protein LOC144112757 isoform X6, whose translation MEFSKTALTYRTQHHAGAAGPRRPVGETAYHDCRRIEGLYSYPTGIITLLLHLLSSIIEPTLPQPEVAYQPLIPDIKHVTCKRIATLPRRLSLFPLLARRDLLSTSREKAWSRGSPGARWSSGRRRGHARTQICHGDRCRYRPATVCELTAVSEEPRGRSSPLSTERPPLHIPGEGLVARFSWGRHAQAQTQICHGDCCCYCPATVCELTAAGRERGATRGPSTLSMNAMDGWMDGRTDGRTSQKM comes from the exons ATGGAGTTCTCAAAAACTGCTCTGACGTACCGCACCCAACACCACGCCGGAGCGGCCGGCCCCCGACGCCCGGTTGGAGAAACGGCTTACCATGATTGCAGACGAAT TGAAGGACTGTACAGCTACCCCACCGGTATCATCACGCTGCTATTGCATCTCCTTTCGTCCATCATTGAGCCAACGCTACCTCAACCTGAGGTAGCCTATCAGCCATTGATACCGGATATCAAGCATGTCACCTGTAAAAGAATAG CGACGCTgccgcggagactttccctctttcccctcttagcacggagagacctcctctccacatctCGGGAGAAGGCGTggtcgcgcggttctcctgggGCCCGCTGGTCTTCTGGCAGGAGGCGTGGACACGcacggacgcagatctgccacggagaccgctgccgttatcgcccggccaccgtgtgtgaactgaccgccgtgagcgaggagccacgcggg CGATCTTCCCCTCTTAGCacggagagacctcctctccacatcccAGGAGAAGGCTTggtcgcgcggttctcctgggGGAGGCATGCACAGGCAcagacgcagatctgccacggagactGCTGCTGTTATTgcccggccaccgtgtgtgaactgaccgccgcgggccgtgagcgaggagccacgcgag GGCCGTCCACCCTTAGTATGAatgcaatggatggatggatggatggacggacggacggacggactagTCAAAAAATGTAA